From a region of the Leptospira montravelensis genome:
- a CDS encoding HAD family hydrolase, translating to MALFLDLDNTLLPSKPAYDFAIGECAKDWMERGLGDGFFSLYESARKKVKNRLVGHSSNRLRLLCFKLMMDEVKNQTNFKQESDLKHQSVQSGFQTKDISDVLWMEERYHLHFLSYLKSESKKEIYQTRLFPKLVEISNQFPVFLTTNETLRTQLLKVSSFLPEFFRFTLITSEEVGFEKPSTEFFSYVLESSKQNPEDCIMLGDNWEDDVQGANRHGIASIHIPKMWGEDADLIKYPSTSKIPIWTASNTVTALDFARLWLFQSQK from the coding sequence ATGGCTTTGTTTTTGGACTTGGACAATACACTTTTGCCTTCGAAACCGGCATACGATTTTGCCATTGGGGAATGTGCAAAAGATTGGATGGAGCGAGGGTTAGGTGATGGTTTTTTTTCTTTATATGAGTCGGCTAGAAAAAAAGTAAAAAATCGACTTGTTGGTCATAGTTCCAATCGTTTGCGTCTGTTATGCTTTAAATTGATGATGGATGAAGTTAAAAACCAAACCAACTTCAAACAAGAATCAGATTTAAAGCATCAATCGGTCCAAAGCGGATTCCAAACAAAAGATATATCAGATGTTTTATGGATGGAGGAAAGATACCATTTACATTTTTTGTCTTATTTAAAATCGGAATCTAAAAAGGAAATCTATCAAACTAGATTATTTCCTAAACTCGTGGAAATATCCAATCAGTTTCCAGTTTTTTTAACTACCAATGAAACTTTAAGAACTCAACTATTAAAAGTATCTTCTTTTTTACCGGAGTTTTTCCGGTTTACACTCATCACTTCGGAAGAAGTGGGTTTTGAAAAACCATCTACAGAATTTTTTTCCTATGTTTTGGAATCTTCTAAACAAAATCCAGAGGATTGTATTATGCTAGGTGATAACTGGGAGGATGATGTTCAAGGTGCCAACCGCCACGGGATCGCAAGCATTCATATTCCAAAAATGTGGGGAGAGGATGCTGATCTTATAAAATACCCATCAACATCAAAGATCCCCATTTGGACTGCATCAAATACGGTGACTGCTTTAGACTTTGCTCGGTTATGGCTTTTTCAGAGTCAAAAATAA
- a CDS encoding class I SAM-dependent methyltransferase, which produces MKSCILCQSSESKTVFNENGTPILECKNCGHVYSSYEQEEHYEGYWDGAEQTYDLKWWDDAHRAVYSDFISTYLKQENGNLLDVGCGLGFFVKAVLTKKPGWSAVGYEISKQAVKFANEQNGMKTVYAGLVQDSKLPNESFDIITLWDVIEHIPKPHSLLTYLHGLLKPGGILFLQTPNFPIQLAKANLKVKLKGMQEGVHYLEAKDHVNNYKMHTLAELGKQCGFIEPKYKVLMPILSVSGSKSKLAVYLKLAYYYFTKLIFAFSFKTINWNNTLFLTLKKP; this is translated from the coding sequence ATGAAATCTTGTATCCTTTGCCAATCTTCCGAGTCCAAAACCGTATTTAATGAAAATGGAACCCCAATTTTAGAATGTAAAAATTGTGGTCATGTGTATTCTTCTTATGAACAAGAAGAACATTACGAAGGTTATTGGGACGGAGCAGAACAAACCTATGATTTAAAATGGTGGGATGATGCACACCGAGCTGTTTATTCCGATTTTATTTCTACTTACTTAAAACAAGAGAACGGTAACCTACTCGATGTAGGTTGCGGGCTTGGATTTTTTGTGAAGGCAGTGCTCACCAAAAAACCAGGTTGGTCTGCTGTTGGGTATGAGATTTCCAAACAAGCTGTGAAATTTGCCAACGAACAAAATGGAATGAAAACGGTTTATGCAGGTCTTGTCCAGGATTCCAAACTACCGAATGAAAGTTTTGATATCATTACTTTGTGGGACGTGATCGAACACATTCCTAAACCTCATTCTTTACTGACTTACCTACACGGACTTCTGAAACCAGGTGGGATTCTTTTTTTACAAACGCCGAATTTTCCGATCCAACTAGCCAAAGCAAATCTAAAGGTAAAACTAAAAGGGATGCAGGAAGGTGTTCACTACTTAGAAGCCAAAGACCACGTAAACAATTACAAAATGCACACCTTAGCAGAACTTGGAAAACAATGCGGATTTATCGAACCAAAATACAAAGTGCTCATGCCTATCCTTTCTGTATCAGGAAGCAAAAGTAAACTTGCCGTTTATTTAAAGTTAGCTTATTATTATTTTACGAAACTAATCTTTGCTTTCAGTTTTAAAACCATCAACTGGAACAATACTTTATTTTTGACTCTGAAAAAGCCATAA
- a CDS encoding adenylate/guanylate cyclase domain-containing protein, producing the protein MKPGRTLQFIAFLLIYFIVPFCACLFTLLFANYTASAFLPDKFLALFEATQIKNDFTLSLVTWTPFPIITLILFFYSLPIGKFLFSTKGCNFISEERARHRIVHSPLTISILGFIGWELSNILSICRIDTLFPDAPQQSIITVSILFGFWGLFAFAFSYATTTYLNKLLIIPCVFPEGGLGKYAHGKQFSIVTKQFIFWAASTLFPIVLLIFGLLLRTNQNILNLHELVNNDVLFKVIAIMLVFSFAFAMSFASSLQHPLNQIERAAELIKEQKFDTRVKIFSSDELGLLGDAVNEMAEGLAERERIKDTFGRIVDPRVRDYLLSNEHSLGGKVVEASILFSDLRDFTKLSEKRKPEEVLYILNRYFQEMSNAIEIHGGFINKFIGDAILAVFGTPMPMSDHAERAFATALQMQKNLDALNSQFLNEGLTELKMGIGIHTGSLLVGNIGSANRMEFTVIGDTVNTASRVEGLCKGLKKNLLLTENTTSLLPESIRSKLQSEGEYELKGRESKERIYSYSSVE; encoded by the coding sequence ATGAAACCTGGTCGCACCCTTCAATTCATTGCCTTTTTGTTAATTTACTTTATCGTCCCCTTTTGTGCCTGTTTGTTTACTTTGTTATTTGCCAATTATACAGCTTCAGCTTTTTTACCTGACAAGTTCTTAGCATTGTTTGAAGCCACACAAATTAAAAACGATTTTACATTATCCTTAGTTACTTGGACTCCCTTCCCGATCATTACCCTCATTTTGTTTTTTTATAGTTTGCCGATTGGTAAATTTCTATTTTCTACCAAAGGTTGTAACTTTATATCAGAAGAAAGAGCACGTCACAGGATTGTTCATTCGCCGCTTACCATTAGTATCTTAGGTTTTATCGGTTGGGAACTTTCTAATATTCTAAGTATTTGTAGGATAGACACACTCTTTCCAGATGCGCCCCAACAAAGTATCATTACTGTTTCGATTTTATTTGGATTTTGGGGCCTATTTGCTTTTGCTTTTTCTTATGCCACCACTACTTATTTAAACAAACTCCTCATCATACCTTGTGTATTCCCAGAAGGAGGCCTTGGAAAATATGCTCATGGAAAACAATTTTCCATAGTAACCAAACAGTTTATTTTTTGGGCAGCTTCTACACTATTTCCAATCGTTCTTCTTATCTTTGGATTATTACTTAGAACCAACCAAAACATTCTCAATCTTCACGAACTTGTTAATAATGACGTTCTCTTTAAAGTAATTGCCATCATGCTTGTTTTTTCTTTTGCCTTTGCGATGTCTTTTGCATCAAGTTTACAACATCCCCTCAACCAAATCGAAAGAGCAGCAGAACTCATTAAAGAACAAAAATTTGATACTCGCGTAAAAATTTTTAGCTCTGATGAATTAGGACTTCTTGGAGATGCCGTAAACGAAATGGCAGAAGGTCTTGCAGAAAGAGAAAGGATCAAAGATACATTTGGTAGGATCGTAGATCCAAGAGTAAGAGATTACCTTCTTTCTAATGAACACAGCTTAGGTGGAAAAGTCGTAGAAGCTTCGATTCTATTTTCTGACCTCCGAGACTTTACTAAACTTTCGGAAAAACGAAAACCAGAAGAAGTATTGTACATCCTCAATCGTTACTTTCAAGAAATGAGTAACGCCATCGAAATCCACGGCGGATTTATCAATAAGTTCATAGGGGATGCCATTCTCGCGGTTTTTGGAACTCCTATGCCAATGTCGGACCACGCAGAACGTGCGTTTGCAACGGCTCTGCAAATGCAAAAAAATCTAGATGCACTCAATTCACAGTTTTTAAACGAAGGACTTACCGAATTAAAGATGGGAATAGGAATCCATACAGGTAGCCTTCTTGTAGGAAATATTGGTTCTGCCAATCGTATGGAATTTACAGTCATCGGCGATACTGTCAATACTGCTTCTCGTGTGGAAGGTCTATGTAAAGGTTTAAAGAAAAACCTTCTCCTCACAGAAAACACAACCTCACTTTTGCCGGAAAGTATTCGCTCAAAACTCCAATCGGAAGGGGAATACGAACTCAAAGGAAGAGAATCCAAAGAAAGGATTTATTCTTATTCAAGCGTAGAATAA
- the fliD gene encoding flagellar filament capping protein FliD: MPAYTMPGLMTGQNTNDIVKKLVELERRPIKRWETENEYAKAQMQIWGEVKNLSANLQTKTRALVSFTAPFATKSVSSSEEGVITGEASRAAKSGDRALEIIEMASKHQLSGVAIDTDIRLPEGSFTIYSGKSKETVTFPGGSLSELTNVIKNMAGGLVETSVIKIDKDSSILTATSVKTGKKNELQFSDPNGILKLAGLVGENKASLENTNQILSLDLIKSKVWDQTKFKKSELETEKLVQTEEGISIKPDTAFSIPVAVTEVKERAFIEVEVVGEAPAVLEMGIGFEKEGSVRNKFLPITKTESKYIFLAGDYASDKNLTNIILSNAATTPVLVKSVTLVTPPAPGTAEPVKVLQEGKDLKIKIDGVEITRETNDSIADVLEGISFNVHKVTEKPVTLKIHVDHAKGSALIKEWVDAYNELMKFSKEVTSVEKNGKISDKKESDDSKSADISKDFWDNKSKSGILAGENAILRLIASLKTTANSYYPATKENGFRVLTDIGISTGAVGSNWEKIQDGLLQIDQEKLIAVLSENPDGVRDLFASDPNNDAKMEEGVGIRLLEILKPYNQYASGIVTSKVKLLEESVAGNNKKIKEHESHLISFEAKLKQRFLYMEQGVGKNKSVGNYLQNNMFRGNGGE; this comes from the coding sequence ATGCCAGCATACACCATGCCAGGTCTGATGACTGGGCAAAATACAAACGATATCGTTAAAAAACTGGTCGAACTCGAACGTAGACCCATCAAACGATGGGAAACCGAAAACGAGTATGCCAAGGCTCAGATGCAAATCTGGGGGGAAGTGAAAAATCTTTCGGCAAACCTACAAACCAAAACCCGAGCTCTTGTCTCCTTTACGGCCCCCTTTGCAACCAAATCGGTTTCTTCATCGGAAGAAGGTGTCATCACTGGTGAGGCTTCTCGGGCCGCAAAATCTGGCGATAGAGCCTTAGAAATCATCGAAATGGCAAGCAAACATCAGTTATCTGGTGTTGCTATTGATACCGACATTCGTTTGCCCGAAGGTAGTTTTACTATTTATTCTGGAAAATCCAAAGAAACGGTTACCTTTCCTGGTGGGTCACTCAGTGAACTTACAAATGTGATTAAAAATATGGCCGGAGGACTTGTTGAGACTTCTGTCATTAAAATTGATAAAGATTCCTCGATTCTTACTGCCACTTCGGTAAAAACCGGAAAAAAAAATGAACTCCAGTTTTCTGATCCCAATGGAATTTTAAAATTAGCAGGTCTTGTTGGTGAAAACAAAGCGAGTTTAGAAAACACAAACCAAATATTATCTTTAGATTTAATCAAATCCAAAGTCTGGGACCAAACCAAATTTAAAAAATCAGAATTAGAAACAGAAAAATTGGTCCAAACTGAAGAAGGAATCAGTATCAAACCAGACACTGCCTTTTCGATACCTGTTGCAGTAACAGAAGTCAAAGAAAGAGCTTTTATAGAAGTAGAAGTTGTAGGAGAAGCTCCAGCTGTTTTGGAGATGGGAATTGGATTTGAAAAGGAGGGAAGTGTTCGTAACAAATTCCTTCCTATCACCAAAACAGAATCCAAATATATTTTTCTTGCTGGTGATTATGCTTCGGATAAAAATTTAACTAATATTATATTATCAAATGCAGCAACTACTCCTGTTCTAGTTAAATCAGTGACTCTTGTAACTCCCCCGGCTCCAGGTACAGCTGAGCCTGTAAAAGTATTACAAGAAGGAAAAGATCTTAAAATTAAAATTGATGGTGTGGAAATCACTCGTGAAACCAACGATTCCATCGCTGATGTTTTGGAAGGGATTTCTTTTAATGTTCACAAAGTTACAGAAAAACCGGTGACTCTAAAAATTCACGTGGACCATGCCAAAGGTTCTGCCCTCATCAAAGAATGGGTGGATGCTTACAACGAACTCATGAAGTTTTCGAAGGAAGTTACTTCTGTTGAAAAAAATGGAAAAATTTCTGATAAAAAAGAAAGTGATGATTCCAAATCAGCGGATATCTCAAAAGATTTTTGGGATAACAAATCCAAATCAGGGATTCTTGCTGGCGAAAACGCAATTTTAAGACTGATTGCCTCTTTGAAAACAACGGCTAACTCGTATTATCCTGCAACAAAAGAAAATGGATTTAGAGTTTTAACAGACATAGGAATTTCTACTGGTGCCGTTGGATCCAACTGGGAAAAAATCCAAGATGGTCTTTTGCAAATTGACCAGGAAAAACTCATTGCTGTCCTTTCTGAAAATCCGGATGGAGTTCGTGATTTATTTGCCTCTGATCCAAATAACGATGCAAAGATGGAAGAGGGAGTGGGAATTCGATTGCTCGAAATTCTAAAACCTTATAACCAATACGCTTCAGGAATTGTCACAAGCAAAGTGAAACTTCTGGAAGAAAGTGTTGCCGGAAATAATAAAAAAATCAAAGAACATGAGTCACATCTCATAAGTTTTGAGGCCAAACTGAAACAAAGATTCCTCTACATGGAACAAGGTGTGGGGAAAAACAAATCAGTTGGGAACTATTTACAGAATAATATGTTTAGAGGGAACGGTGGGGAATGA
- a CDS encoding DUF4468 domain-containing protein yields MMPKRLLPFVFFFLIFQNSMCLKLWIVSSKYRTTEDGRDHKTYQKTRSFLKAKQWLEYKLDPELSKIESENQETGELRGIGLIKCYVPYGIGEVDANEHEFEYVIKVQEGHADFQVNKIFSFIRDPNDIILNYGPKNEKVAKITIRSCFRPLMDDFFEFIK; encoded by the coding sequence ATGATGCCAAAAAGACTCCTACCATTTGTTTTCTTTTTCCTGATTTTCCAGAATTCTATGTGTTTGAAACTTTGGATCGTATCTTCCAAATACCGAACCACAGAAGATGGTAGAGACCACAAAACCTATCAGAAAACCCGTAGTTTCCTCAAGGCCAAACAATGGTTGGAATACAAATTAGATCCTGAACTTTCCAAAATTGAATCGGAAAACCAAGAGACGGGAGAGCTAAGAGGGATAGGCCTCATTAAATGTTACGTTCCCTATGGAATTGGGGAAGTGGATGCCAATGAACATGAATTTGAGTATGTGATTAAAGTGCAGGAAGGACACGCAGATTTTCAGGTGAATAAAATCTTTTCCTTCATACGGGATCCGAATGATATCATTTTAAACTATGGACCAAAAAATGAAAAGGTGGCAAAAATCACAATCCGGTCTTGTTTTAGACCACTCATGGATGATTTTTTTGAATTTATCAAATAG
- a CDS encoding MFS transporter yields MNQTKLKLPIKMGYGLAETGITAVQLFTQIYLLKYYTEIVGLNSSLAGIALSISVLWDAVSDPLMGRISDQTHSKWGRRRPFILLGGILLSLAVLLLFSPPHLTTQIGKFSYLLTVYLFVNTAMTIISVPHIALGGELSFERNERTSVFGWRLFFSNIGMLVGMIVPAAILQSLGDESSKENIILSRTTAGEIVSLVILVSSIITFLVTKGKDQTEKKPKQTIPFFKAFLSVLKNKMFLILLFAFIIATIGRTFNSAIALYYYEYRLGLKESLVVINILLPFFLVLLFSIGFWVWIAKKIGKKIPAFLGVFGLGLLTVIVYPLFPYGELRPPLIAAFVGGICAGSILIMDSILTDVVDYDEFKTGEKREGLYFGIWKMGVKFSQAFGIAITGFLLDIIGFQNGVSTQSPEVGFRLAMIFGPGVGFFFILGSLLFLFFPLSDTKHIQVQRILLKRNQKGAKV; encoded by the coding sequence ATGAACCAAACAAAATTAAAACTCCCCATAAAAATGGGATATGGGCTCGCGGAAACTGGTATAACAGCCGTTCAACTATTTACGCAAATTTATCTCTTAAAATATTATACTGAAATCGTAGGTCTAAACTCCAGTTTAGCGGGAATTGCCCTTTCTATTTCTGTACTTTGGGATGCGGTGAGTGACCCATTAATGGGAAGGATTTCTGACCAAACCCATTCCAAATGGGGACGCCGAAGACCTTTTATTCTTTTAGGTGGAATCTTACTTTCTTTGGCAGTTCTTTTGCTCTTTTCGCCACCCCACCTAACTACACAAATTGGAAAGTTTTCCTATCTTTTAACAGTTTACCTTTTTGTAAACACTGCCATGACCATTATTTCAGTTCCCCATATTGCCTTAGGAGGTGAACTGAGTTTTGAAAGAAACGAAAGAACTTCTGTTTTTGGATGGAGATTGTTTTTTAGTAATATAGGAATGCTTGTTGGGATGATCGTTCCCGCTGCCATTTTACAATCTTTAGGTGATGAATCCTCCAAAGAAAATATTATCCTTTCTCGCACTACTGCCGGAGAAATTGTATCTCTGGTCATTTTGGTTTCTTCCATCATTACCTTTCTCGTAACAAAAGGTAAAGACCAAACAGAAAAAAAACCAAAACAAACGATTCCATTTTTTAAGGCCTTTCTTTCTGTTTTAAAAAACAAAATGTTTCTCATTTTACTTTTTGCCTTTATCATTGCAACGATAGGAAGGACATTTAATTCAGCCATCGCACTGTATTACTATGAATATAGGTTAGGGCTCAAAGAATCACTTGTGGTCATCAATATCCTCTTGCCATTTTTTTTAGTCCTTCTCTTCTCCATTGGATTTTGGGTTTGGATCGCAAAAAAAATCGGCAAAAAAATCCCGGCCTTCCTTGGTGTTTTTGGACTTGGCCTACTTACAGTAATCGTATACCCATTGTTTCCTTATGGGGAACTACGCCCTCCATTGATTGCCGCTTTTGTAGGGGGAATTTGTGCGGGATCAATACTCATTATGGATTCTATCCTCACTGATGTTGTGGATTATGATGAATTCAAAACCGGTGAAAAAAGGGAAGGTTTGTATTTTGGGATTTGGAAGATGGGTGTTAAATTTTCACAAGCTTTTGGCATTGCTATCACTGGATTTTTACTCGATATCATTGGATTTCAAAATGGCGTTAGCACTCAATCGCCAGAAGTCGGATTTCGCCTTGCCATGATTTTTGGTCCTGGGGTTGGATTCTTTTTTATTTTAGGATCCCTACTTTTTTTATTTTTTCCATTAAGTGATACAAAACACATCCAAGTGCAAAGAATCTTATTGAAACGTAATCAAAAAGGGGCCAAGGTTTAA
- a CDS encoding lysophospholipid acyltransferase family protein, with protein MENTVDQVKKNVENIKKFVTPFFNLAVNTTVYGYHNIVPTGKLILTCNHRSDMDPFVIGSVFPRFISWIAAEYTTRIPLFKDLVEKTGTIPMAIDGNISMASIKKVQQVFKNGDVLGIFPEGHDYMVQNDFSAPLANFHSGFAAFSLRNKVDILPTVIIPDEETVTDYPIPPLVRAFMGMPKEVCDIKRRVVYKKINVVFGEVIKYENYAHLTLDKGMVEVSNETKRRMGELQKVDYLKK; from the coding sequence ATGGAAAACACCGTAGACCAAGTCAAAAAGAATGTTGAGAACATTAAAAAATTTGTAACTCCGTTCTTTAATTTGGCAGTAAACACAACAGTCTACGGTTACCATAACATTGTACCAACTGGTAAACTCATTCTCACTTGTAATCATAGAAGCGATATGGATCCCTTTGTCATCGGTTCTGTGTTTCCCAGGTTCATTTCTTGGATTGCAGCCGAGTATACGACAAGGATTCCTCTTTTCAAAGATCTCGTAGAAAAAACAGGAACCATTCCTATGGCCATTGATGGTAATATCTCTATGGCCAGTATCAAAAAGGTTCAACAAGTCTTTAAGAATGGGGATGTTCTGGGGATTTTTCCAGAAGGTCATGATTATATGGTGCAAAATGATTTTTCAGCGCCACTTGCTAATTTCCATTCTGGATTTGCTGCCTTTAGCCTTCGTAACAAAGTGGACATCCTTCCCACTGTCATCATACCCGATGAAGAAACCGTTACCGATTATCCTATTCCTCCGCTAGTACGTGCCTTTATGGGAATGCCCAAAGAAGTTTGCGATATCAAACGCCGTGTGGTTTATAAAAAAATCAATGTTGTCTTTGGCGAAGTGATTAAATATGAAAACTACGCCCATCTAACACTTGATAAAGGTATGGTGGAAGTTTCGAACGAAACTAAACGTAGGATGGGTGAATTACAAAAAGTAGATTATTTGAAAAAGTAA
- the dapF gene encoding diaminopimelate epimerase, with protein sequence MKINFTKMEGIGNDYVYIDATKNDIRLSPEQIQKLSDRNFGIGGDGVIFIRNSNSGEFQMDMYNSDGSSSEMCGNGVRCVGKFVFDHGLTKNQKPTIETGKGVLTLDLKTGNNGKVEMVTVDMGEPILKPSLVPILWTGDEPVINQVLEVQGKHYHFTAVSMGNPHCVIYVDDADAFPVREIGPLIENHPLFPRRVNVEFVSVRGKDHLYQRTWERGAGETLACGTGACAVTVASILNGKTGRSVQIDLRGGTLNIEWKENGSVMMTGPAKEVFSGEVEV encoded by the coding sequence ATGAAAATCAACTTCACCAAAATGGAAGGAATTGGAAATGACTATGTGTATATCGATGCCACGAAAAACGATATTCGTCTGAGTCCCGAACAAATCCAAAAACTATCCGACCGTAATTTTGGTATTGGAGGAGATGGGGTCATTTTTATACGTAACTCAAACTCTGGCGAGTTCCAAATGGATATGTACAACTCGGACGGAAGTTCTTCTGAGATGTGTGGGAATGGAGTTCGTTGTGTGGGAAAATTTGTTTTTGACCACGGCCTAACTAAAAACCAAAAACCAACCATTGAAACGGGAAAGGGAGTCCTCACCCTCGACTTAAAAACAGGAAACAATGGCAAAGTAGAAATGGTGACTGTGGATATGGGGGAACCCATCCTCAAACCATCCCTAGTTCCGATTCTTTGGACAGGGGACGAACCGGTCATCAACCAAGTCTTGGAAGTCCAAGGAAAACATTATCATTTTACGGCTGTTAGTATGGGTAATCCTCATTGTGTGATTTATGTAGATGATGCCGATGCCTTTCCTGTGCGGGAAATTGGACCACTCATCGAAAACCACCCACTTTTTCCAAGAAGGGTGAATGTGGAATTTGTATCGGTCAGGGGCAAAGACCATCTTTACCAAAGGACTTGGGAAAGAGGGGCAGGGGAAACCTTGGCTTGTGGGACCGGTGCCTGTGCTGTGACCGTTGCTTCGATTCTAAATGGAAAAACAGGACGATCTGTACAAATAGATCTTCGTGGTGGAACTCTCAATATCGAATGGAAAGAAAACGGATCGGTAATGATGACAGGACCGGCAAAGGAAGTGTTTTCTGGAGAGGTAGAAGTTTAG
- a CDS encoding SpoIIE family protein phosphatase — translation MKRETLFWDLTLKLEAFTHTVPVPFAVYYAIITQKMEPEHWKIFIALCVVFATGIGLLGTFVRHLLLKFVYAKIERISIPTLGVSTLSKEELDYAKSVKILLFRYPLVEAIIIVIRWLSGVIPISFLFFYLVAYMPSVLRSAIFTFVMIAPISFVTYYFITENSIRVLFDLPQIKNIELQEKDIPKFNYFARILVAFFSLSTLPFVIFSYILYSLAMGEIAVQDPMIPIVTVSFIFIIPLIVCAYVVAKSVNEGLNETSGSLGELAKGNFDVVVTPKSSDDFAKQAFYLNSVISKLKGMYAEIINLNEGLEEKVTLRTNELKQSLQDISNLKIQQDGDYFLTYQLLNPLAIKDVDSNRLEVDHLVRQKKEFEYKNQRYDIGGDINISHSITLQKRKFLLFANADAMGKSMQGAGGALVFGAVFQSIVQRTKTDPGYQAFGPEDWLKFNLQEMHMIFEAFDGTMLVSLTMGLLEEDTGKLYFLNAEHPSIVLYRNGKAEYLQADVSYRKLGTLGAMPIHNTKEVQLQSGDILIIGSDGKDDILCIDSTGKWEVNSDEQVFLRIVESTQGNLQAMTKQIESLGQIIDDISLIRITYLPKTTP, via the coding sequence GTGAAACGAGAAACACTTTTCTGGGATCTTACCTTAAAACTAGAAGCATTCACTCACACGGTTCCTGTTCCCTTTGCGGTTTATTATGCCATTATCACTCAAAAAATGGAGCCAGAACACTGGAAAATCTTCATTGCTCTTTGTGTGGTATTTGCCACGGGAATCGGCCTCCTAGGCACCTTCGTTCGCCACCTCCTCCTCAAATTTGTCTACGCAAAAATTGAAAGGATTTCTATCCCAACCTTAGGTGTTTCCACATTATCCAAAGAAGAATTGGATTATGCTAAATCAGTAAAAATATTATTATTTCGATATCCATTAGTCGAAGCAATCATCATCGTTATACGCTGGTTATCTGGCGTAATCCCAATTAGCTTTTTATTTTTTTACCTAGTGGCTTATATGCCCTCTGTACTTCGCTCTGCTATTTTTACTTTTGTAATGATTGCACCCATATCATTTGTAACTTATTATTTTATCACAGAAAACTCAATTCGTGTTCTCTTTGACCTTCCACAAATCAAAAACATTGAACTCCAAGAAAAGGATATCCCCAAGTTCAATTACTTTGCAAGGATCCTTGTTGCTTTTTTTAGTTTGTCAACTCTTCCCTTTGTCATTTTTTCCTATATTCTCTATTCATTAGCAATGGGCGAGATTGCAGTCCAAGATCCTATGATTCCCATTGTTACCGTTTCCTTTATTTTTATCATTCCACTAATTGTTTGCGCTTACGTGGTAGCAAAGTCTGTTAACGAAGGCCTAAATGAAACGAGTGGGTCTTTAGGGGAACTTGCAAAAGGAAATTTTGACGTGGTTGTCACACCAAAATCTAGTGACGACTTCGCCAAACAAGCATTTTACCTAAACTCAGTTATTAGCAAACTAAAAGGTATGTATGCAGAAATTATAAATTTAAACGAAGGATTGGAAGAAAAAGTCACACTAAGAACGAATGAACTCAAACAATCTTTACAAGACATCAGTAATCTGAAAATCCAACAAGATGGAGATTATTTTCTCACCTATCAACTGCTAAATCCACTTGCTATCAAAGATGTAGACAGTAACCGACTAGAAGTAGATCATTTGGTCCGACAGAAAAAAGAATTCGAATACAAAAACCAAAGGTATGATATTGGAGGAGACATCAACATTTCTCATTCCATTACCTTACAAAAAAGAAAATTTTTGTTATTTGCAAATGCCGATGCAATGGGTAAGTCCATGCAAGGTGCCGGTGGGGCCTTGGTATTTGGTGCTGTTTTTCAATCCATCGTCCAAAGAACAAAAACAGATCCAGGATACCAAGCCTTTGGCCCAGAAGATTGGCTCAAATTCAATCTCCAAGAAATGCATATGATCTTTGAAGCCTTTGATGGAACCATGCTCGTTTCATTGACAATGGGTCTATTGGAAGAGGATACGGGGAAACTATATTTTCTAAATGCAGAACATCCTTCTATTGTTTTATACAGAAATGGAAAAGCAGAGTATTTACAAGCTGATGTTTCCTACAGAAAACTTGGTACATTAGGTGCTATGCCCATTCATAATACGAAAGAAGTCCAATTGCAATCCGGAGATATACTGATCATTGGCTCTGACGGAAAGGACGATATTTTATGTATAGACTCTACCGGAAAATGGGAAGTCAATTCGGACGAACAGGTTTTCCTAAGAATTGTTGAATCAACCCAAGGGAATCTACAAGCAATGACAAAACAGATCGAATCCTTAGGTCAAATTATTGACGATATTTCCTTAATCCGAATCACCTATCTTCCCAAAACCACTCCTTAA